In one Bacillus sp. PK3_68 genomic region, the following are encoded:
- the pdxK gene encoding pyridoxine/pyridoxal/pyridoxamine kinase gives MEMKKVLTIAGSDTSGGAGIQADLKTFQEHGVYGMTALTTIVTMDPDNHWSHGVHPLSIDTLEAQLKTAMSVGIDAVKTGMLATAEIIEVAGKHIKANGLDKVVIDPVMVCKGEDEVLNPEAPVAMREFLLPIATVVTPNLFEAGQLSGIGPIRTLEQMKEAAKKIHDLGAKNVVVKGGKQLEHEKAVDVFYDGNEFTVLEAEKVATTYNHGAGCTFAAAITANLAKGQDVKTAVSNAKDFVSAAIRHGFKLNQYVGPVMHGAFNQIRN, from the coding sequence ATGGAAATGAAAAAAGTATTAACCATTGCAGGATCAGATACAAGCGGCGGCGCAGGCATTCAAGCAGATTTGAAAACATTTCAGGAGCACGGTGTCTATGGAATGACGGCGCTGACAACCATCGTGACGATGGACCCCGACAATCATTGGAGCCATGGTGTTCACCCGCTATCTATTGATACACTAGAAGCCCAATTAAAAACTGCCATGTCTGTCGGAATTGATGCTGTAAAAACCGGGATGCTGGCAACTGCTGAGATCATTGAAGTAGCAGGCAAGCATATTAAAGCCAATGGACTAGATAAAGTCGTGATTGACCCAGTTATGGTATGCAAAGGGGAAGATGAAGTCTTAAATCCGGAAGCACCGGTTGCTATGCGTGAATTTTTACTGCCGATCGCTACCGTTGTAACACCGAACTTATTTGAAGCCGGACAACTTTCTGGAATTGGGCCGATCCGTACATTAGAACAAATGAAAGAAGCCGCTAAAAAAATTCATGACTTGGGCGCCAAAAATGTCGTTGTGAAAGGCGGCAAACAGCTCGAGCATGAAAAAGCAGTCGATGTCTTCTATGACGGCAATGAATTCACTGTATTAGAAGCCGAAAAAGTAGCCACTACTTACAATCATGGAGCTGGATGTACATTTGCTGCTGCTATTACAGCCAACTTGGCAAAAGGACAAGATGTAAAAACGGCCGTATCTAATGCGAAAGATTTCGTCAGCGCAGCCATTCGCCACGGCTTCAAGCTAAACCAATATGTCGGTCCAGTTATGCACGGTGCTTTCAATCAAATTAGAAACTAA
- a CDS encoding uracil-DNA glycosylase, with product MTKKILQNDWGELLAEEFEKPYYQELREFLKKEYATKTIYPNMDDIYNALRYTAYKDVKVVILGQDPYHGPGQAHGLSFSVKPDVPVPPSLRNIFKELHSDLGCPIPHNGYLVPWAEQGVLLLNTVLTVRQGEAHSHQGKGWERLTDRIISLISSREKPVVFILWGKPAQKKLVLIDEKKHCIIQAPHPSPLSASRGFFGSRPFSKANECLERFGEEPIHWEINDQ from the coding sequence ATGACAAAGAAAATATTGCAAAACGACTGGGGCGAGCTGCTGGCGGAAGAGTTTGAGAAACCTTATTACCAGGAGCTGCGTGAATTTCTCAAAAAGGAATATGCAACAAAAACAATTTACCCTAATATGGATGATATTTACAATGCTCTTCGTTATACAGCTTATAAAGACGTAAAGGTAGTTATTCTCGGACAGGACCCCTATCATGGTCCTGGACAAGCGCATGGATTAAGTTTTTCAGTGAAGCCGGATGTTCCAGTGCCGCCTTCCCTGCGAAATATTTTTAAAGAGCTGCATAGCGATTTAGGATGTCCCATTCCGCACAACGGTTACTTGGTGCCATGGGCAGAGCAAGGGGTGCTTTTGCTCAATACCGTGCTGACTGTGCGACAAGGTGAAGCTCATTCCCACCAAGGAAAAGGCTGGGAGCGGCTGACGGACCGGATTATTTCCTTGATCAGCAGCCGTGAAAAGCCCGTTGTGTTTATTTTATGGGGAAAGCCAGCTCAAAAGAAGCTTGTGCTGATTGACGAAAAGAAACATTGCATCATTCAAGCACCGCATCCAAGTCCTCTATCGGCTTCAAGAGGCTTCTTTGGCAGCCGTCCTTTTTCAAAAGCCAATGAATGTCTGGAGAGGTTTGGAGAAGAGCCGATTCATTGGGAAATAAACGATCAATAA
- a CDS encoding DUF4230 domain-containing protein encodes MDRKEREKLEQLEALIKELKAGRSETASTAAATGGLPVFLTGKATRWLLALFVLVMLALGTFGLLSLYSDSGQGEPAAFVEQIKNLNSLATAEAYVKAVIEQEDNKLFGQKIGVDVPGTKRKVLLIVPGKVLAGVDLSKLSKADIQVDEKNKTIKIYIPRAKILQEPALMTDQVKLFSVEGIFRGKVDWKEGYTLADEARQLIKKEAVEQGLLQKAEENAIQSLEQFLSISGIKQL; translated from the coding sequence ATGGACCGCAAGGAAAGGGAAAAGCTGGAGCAGCTGGAAGCACTTATAAAAGAACTAAAGGCCGGGCGCAGTGAGACAGCATCTACAGCAGCGGCAACAGGAGGACTGCCTGTGTTCTTGACAGGAAAAGCAACAAGATGGCTGCTCGCTCTCTTTGTGTTAGTTATGCTTGCCCTTGGAACGTTTGGTCTCCTATCTTTATATTCTGATTCCGGGCAAGGAGAGCCGGCTGCTTTTGTTGAACAAATCAAGAATTTAAATTCACTGGCTACGGCAGAAGCTTATGTAAAGGCAGTAATTGAACAGGAAGACAATAAGCTCTTTGGACAAAAGATTGGTGTAGACGTGCCGGGAACAAAAAGGAAAGTTTTGTTAATTGTGCCTGGGAAAGTGCTCGCAGGTGTGGATTTAAGTAAACTATCAAAAGCGGATATTCAAGTGGATGAAAAGAATAAAACAATTAAAATCTATATCCCCAGAGCAAAAATTTTGCAAGAGCCGGCTCTTATGACTGATCAAGTAAAGCTGTTCTCAGTGGAAGGAATCTTTCGGGGAAAGGTGGATTGGAAAGAAGGGTATACCCTTGCAGATGAAGCTAGGCAGTTAATTAAAAAAGAAGCGGTTGAGCAGGGGCTGCTTCAAAAAGCCGAAGAAAATGCCATACAATCGCTTGAGCAATTTTTGAGCATATCGGGTATAAAGCAACTGTAA
- the bshB2 gene encoding bacillithiol biosynthesis deacetylase BshB2 produces the protein MLTEIEKEQHVLVIFPHPDDEAFGVSGTIATHRKRGTPVTYACLTLGEMGRNLGNPPFATRESLPDIRKAELIKAAEAIDIQDLRMMGLRDKTLEFEDDTKMADLVSGLLAELNPSLIISFYPGFAVHPDHEATARAVIRAVRRLPEDKRPKLHLVAFANNTDTDLGAPDLVYDISDVFEQKMAALRAHISQTAWMLKEMEKLLAQNDEATIQRIKFERFWNYRWDDDKVSELQ, from the coding sequence ATGTTAACGGAAATTGAAAAAGAACAGCACGTACTCGTTATTTTTCCGCATCCTGATGATGAAGCCTTTGGTGTTTCTGGCACTATTGCTACACATAGAAAAAGAGGGACCCCTGTTACATATGCTTGTCTGACACTTGGGGAAATGGGACGAAACCTCGGGAATCCGCCGTTCGCTACCCGGGAATCGCTGCCGGATATCCGTAAGGCTGAGCTGATAAAAGCTGCCGAAGCAATTGATATTCAAGATTTGCGCATGATGGGATTACGTGATAAAACGCTGGAATTTGAAGATGATACGAAAATGGCCGATCTCGTTTCCGGTTTGCTTGCTGAGTTGAACCCTTCTCTTATCATTAGCTTTTATCCCGGCTTCGCCGTGCATCCCGATCATGAAGCTACCGCGCGCGCCGTCATTCGTGCCGTTCGCCGGCTCCCAGAAGATAAACGACCGAAGCTTCATCTCGTTGCGTTTGCCAATAATACAGACACAGATCTTGGGGCACCGGATCTTGTCTATGATATTTCAGACGTTTTCGAGCAGAAGATGGCTGCCTTGCGCGCTCATATCTCTCAAACGGCCTGGATGCTAAAGGAAATGGAAAAGCTGCTTGCGCAAAATGACGAAGCAACTATTCAGCGCATAAAGTTTGAACGCTTTTGGAATTACCGCTGGGACGATGACAAGGTAAGCGAGCTGCAATAA
- the ilvA gene encoding threonine ammonia-lyase IlvA — MSKALTKIKVEDIVVANQTLKDVVIKTPLQKNELLSARYGCNIFLKREDLQVVRSFKLRGAYNFIYHLPPEERAKGVVCASAGNHAQGVAFSCNQLNIKGVIFMPSTTPRQKISQVKRFGGQNVEVILTGDTFDDSYEAAMEYCTKEGMVFVHPFDAYPTIAGQGTVGVEIMNEAPQPIDYVFCSIGGGGLAAGVGSYMKSISPHTRMIGVEPEGAAGMKTSLAQDKVVALESIDPFVDGAAVKQVGHLTMEVCREVIDDIVVVPEGKVCTTILNLYNENAIIAEPAGALSIAALDFYKEEIKGKNVVCVISGGNNDIDRMQEIKERSLIYEGMKHYFIVNFPQRAGALREFMHEVLGEHDDITRFEYTKRTNRDEGPVLVGIELKSKVDYLPLIERMQQKGFPYIEINNDPFLFNLLI, encoded by the coding sequence GTGAGTAAAGCCTTAACAAAAATAAAAGTAGAAGACATCGTAGTGGCAAATCAAACATTAAAAGACGTCGTGATCAAGACGCCGTTGCAAAAAAATGAATTACTCTCTGCCCGTTACGGGTGTAATATTTTCTTAAAGAGAGAAGACCTACAGGTCGTTCGTTCATTTAAATTGCGCGGTGCGTACAATTTCATTTACCATCTTCCACCGGAAGAACGAGCGAAAGGAGTCGTCTGTGCGAGCGCTGGTAATCATGCGCAAGGAGTTGCTTTCTCTTGCAACCAGTTAAATATTAAAGGCGTCATCTTCATGCCGTCCACAACGCCAAGACAAAAGATCTCCCAAGTTAAGCGGTTCGGTGGCCAAAATGTTGAAGTCATTTTAACTGGCGATACATTTGATGATTCATACGAAGCAGCCATGGAATATTGCACGAAAGAGGGGATGGTCTTCGTTCATCCATTTGATGCTTATCCAACGATTGCTGGACAAGGAACGGTAGGAGTAGAAATTATGAATGAAGCTCCTCAGCCGATTGATTATGTTTTTTGCTCCATTGGAGGAGGCGGTCTCGCAGCAGGCGTTGGTTCTTATATGAAAAGCATTAGCCCTCACACTCGCATGATCGGTGTTGAGCCGGAGGGGGCCGCAGGGATGAAAACCTCGCTAGCCCAGGATAAAGTAGTTGCTTTGGAATCAATTGATCCATTCGTTGACGGGGCAGCAGTAAAGCAAGTAGGTCACTTAACGATGGAAGTGTGCCGTGAAGTGATTGATGATATCGTTGTTGTACCGGAAGGGAAAGTATGCACGACGATTTTGAACTTATACAATGAAAATGCGATCATCGCTGAGCCAGCTGGAGCCTTGTCTATTGCCGCTCTTGATTTTTATAAAGAGGAAATCAAAGGGAAAAATGTCGTTTGTGTCATTAGCGGAGGCAACAATGATATTGATCGCATGCAGGAAATTAAAGAGCGGTCGCTTATTTATGAAGGCATGAAGCACTACTTTATCGTTAACTTCCCACAGCGTGCTGGCGCCTTACGTGAATTTATGCACGAAGTTCTTGGTGAGCATGATGACATTACACGCTTTGAATATACAAAGCGCACGAATCGTGATGAAGGACCGGTTCTCGTAGGTATCGAACTGAAATCAAAAGTAGATTATTTGCCGCTCATTGAACGCATGCAGCAAAAAGGTTTCCCGTATATTGAAATTAACAATGATCCATTCCTATTTAATTTATTGATTTAA
- a CDS encoding YwdI family protein: MKINISHLSVLNKIEEEIRQARLAEKSGMMKQHIYTVRTLCEVLLDESDKTGAAAVLPESLPIRQVASQPAQPALSQAEKLQTDDGANGDSIFDF; this comes from the coding sequence ATGAAAATAAACATTTCTCATTTATCCGTCTTAAATAAAATAGAAGAAGAGATCCGGCAGGCACGACTTGCTGAAAAAAGTGGCATGATGAAGCAGCATATTTACACCGTCCGGACGTTATGTGAAGTGCTGCTTGATGAGTCAGACAAGACAGGAGCAGCGGCTGTCCTCCCTGAGTCACTGCCGATTCGGCAGGTAGCCTCTCAGCCGGCGCAACCAGCATTAAGCCAGGCTGAAAAGCTTCAAACGGACGATGGGGCAAATGGCGATTCTATATTTGATTTTTAA
- a CDS encoding YojF family protein, with product MEPIIVAKVQESIDRFAQKEVYIHLETTNGAYASHFDEKFFSAGAYIRNAKLVYEHGKIVGEGPYRVGLKLSIGWVYAEGLTHFGFDENGRLLLAGHGFDGKLAVALQIGEEPFK from the coding sequence GTGGAGCCAATTATTGTAGCAAAGGTTCAAGAATCGATTGACCGATTTGCTCAGAAGGAAGTATATATCCATTTAGAAACGACGAATGGAGCTTATGCCTCTCACTTTGATGAGAAGTTTTTTTCAGCAGGTGCTTATATACGCAATGCTAAGCTCGTTTACGAGCATGGAAAAATAGTTGGGGAAGGCCCCTACCGCGTCGGGCTGAAACTATCAATTGGCTGGGTATATGCAGAAGGACTGACCCATTTCGGCTTCGATGAAAACGGCAGGCTGCTTCTTGCCGGCCATGGCTTTGACGGAAAGCTCGCTGTTGCTTTGCAAATAGGCGAAGAACCGTTTAAATAA
- a CDS encoding YjiH family protein: protein MEITTSRSSLSSILRFVIPSLIGVFFFMTPVPIDGELTIPIAILSNSLQSAMGNVIPTIMTYLVVLAAVGTIFVKTTRPAFVRRSPFLASLFDVAPVWALVRIIGAIFAVMTLYKLGPEWVHSENTGGMLLYSLLPILFSTFLFAGLLLPLLLNFGLLEFFGYSLTKVMRPLFKLPGRSSVDCLASWLGDGTIGVLLTSKQYEEGFYTKKEAAIIGTTFSVVSVTFCLVVINQVGLARYFLPFYGTVILAGIACALILPRIPPLSKKMDTFVNDEVRKHDDESIPEGYTPFSYGFEQAVAQAERNKPSAVVKDGMQNVIDMWLGVAPIVMAIGTIALIIAETTPFFQWLGLPFIPLLELLQVPFAQEASETIVVGFADMFLPSIIGSGIESELTRFVIASLSVSQLIYMSEVGGLLLGTKIPVSIKDLIFIFLLRTLISLPIVAGMAHLLF, encoded by the coding sequence ATGGAAATTACTACTTCTAGAAGCTCTTTATCTAGTATTTTACGTTTTGTTATTCCTTCCTTAATAGGAGTTTTCTTTTTTATGACGCCTGTGCCGATTGATGGAGAGCTGACTATTCCTATTGCTATTTTATCTAATTCTTTGCAGTCAGCTATGGGCAATGTCATCCCAACGATTATGACGTATTTGGTCGTATTAGCGGCTGTGGGTACTATTTTTGTCAAGACTACGCGCCCGGCGTTTGTCCGCCGTTCTCCGTTTCTAGCTTCATTGTTTGATGTGGCGCCAGTTTGGGCTCTCGTACGTATCATCGGTGCCATATTTGCTGTGATGACCCTTTATAAGCTTGGACCTGAATGGGTGCATTCCGAAAATACAGGTGGCATGCTTTTGTATTCACTCCTGCCGATTCTATTTTCTACCTTCTTATTCGCTGGCTTGTTATTGCCACTGTTACTCAATTTTGGACTGCTGGAGTTCTTTGGCTACTCTCTAACCAAAGTGATGCGCCCTCTCTTCAAGCTTCCCGGCCGCTCATCGGTTGACTGTCTGGCTTCCTGGCTTGGTGACGGGACCATTGGTGTCCTCTTAACAAGCAAGCAATATGAAGAAGGGTTTTATACAAAGAAAGAAGCCGCTATTATTGGCACGACGTTTTCTGTCGTATCGGTTACATTCTGTTTAGTCGTGATTAACCAAGTCGGATTAGCCCGCTATTTCCTTCCTTTTTATGGAACCGTTATTTTGGCAGGGATCGCTTGTGCTTTAATCTTACCGCGCATCCCTCCTCTTTCTAAGAAGATGGATACGTTTGTAAATGACGAAGTGAGAAAACATGATGATGAAAGTATTCCGGAGGGCTATACACCATTTAGTTATGGTTTTGAACAGGCGGTTGCTCAAGCTGAAAGAAACAAACCGTCAGCTGTCGTGAAAGATGGGATGCAAAATGTAATCGATATGTGGCTCGGGGTCGCCCCAATCGTAATGGCGATCGGTACGATTGCTTTAATTATTGCTGAAACCACTCCATTCTTCCAATGGCTTGGCCTGCCATTCATTCCATTATTAGAATTATTGCAAGTGCCGTTTGCTCAAGAAGCCTCGGAAACGATTGTTGTTGGGTTTGCCGATATGTTCTTGCCGTCTATTATCGGATCAGGCATTGAAAGTGAGTTAACTCGCTTTGTGATTGCCAGTCTTTCTGTTTCCCAGCTTATCTATATGTCTGAAGTCGGCGGCCTTCTTCTTGGAACGAAAATCCCGGTTTCTATTAAAGACTTAATTTTTATTTTCTTATTAAGAACGCTTATCTCCCTGCCAATTGTCGCGGGTATGGCACATTTATTATTTTAA
- a CDS encoding AI-2E family transporter → MVNKTWFQTGIALVLVLIIILLFRQINDIFNPLVIVMKTVFLPLVLAGVLFYLTRPVVNWLEGKKLPRWASILSVFLLLIITFWVLFALIGPIVNEQGARLAKNTPQMVQVAEDAINYLMNEKERLPQFAIQSLEDAEGKVEDWAMAFGTWLINFLQGLLQTVFLTVLVPFFLFYMLKDRERFAPFLANFFSGHRRQWILRTLKDLDETLQSYIQGQLLVSFLVGTMLLIGYLIIGLDYSLILALIGMATNVIPFLGPYLAVTPALLVAWIQDPQMIIWVALVMLIAQQIESNLISPNVMGKALDIHPLTVITLILAAGNIAGIWGLYWPSLHMEF, encoded by the coding sequence GTGGTCAATAAAACATGGTTTCAAACAGGAATTGCACTTGTGCTGGTCCTGATTATTATTTTGTTGTTCAGACAAATAAATGATATTTTCAATCCACTAGTCATTGTTATGAAAACCGTATTTTTACCTCTTGTTCTTGCCGGGGTCCTGTTTTATTTAACGCGCCCTGTCGTTAACTGGCTGGAAGGAAAGAAACTGCCAAGATGGGCTTCGATATTGAGCGTATTCCTCCTGTTGATTATCACTTTTTGGGTGTTATTTGCGCTGATTGGCCCAATTGTGAATGAGCAAGGGGCAAGACTGGCAAAAAATACGCCGCAGATGGTTCAAGTTGCAGAAGATGCCATCAATTATTTAATGAATGAGAAAGAACGTCTTCCTCAATTTGCGATTCAATCCCTTGAAGACGCAGAAGGAAAAGTGGAAGATTGGGCAATGGCTTTTGGTACTTGGTTAATTAACTTTTTGCAAGGATTACTGCAAACGGTGTTCTTAACCGTACTCGTTCCATTTTTCCTATTTTATATGCTAAAGGATAGAGAAAGATTTGCGCCTTTTCTAGCTAACTTTTTTTCAGGTCACCGCCGGCAATGGATCCTCCGAACGTTAAAAGATTTAGATGAAACCTTACAATCCTACATCCAAGGTCAGCTGCTCGTTAGCTTTCTTGTCGGCACCATGTTATTAATCGGCTACTTAATCATCGGCCTGGATTATTCATTAATTTTGGCGCTGATCGGCATGGCAACTAATGTGATTCCTTTCCTTGGGCCTTATCTGGCAGTAACACCGGCATTGTTAGTCGCTTGGATTCAAGATCCACAAATGATTATCTGGGTCGCCCTCGTTATGCTGATTGCCCAGCAAATTGAATCAAACTTGATTTCCCCAAATGTCATGGGAAAAGCGCTCGACATCCATCCGCTTACAGTTATTACCTTAATTTTAGCTGCTGGTAATATTGCGGGTATTTGGGGGTTATATTGGCCATCCCTACATATGGAATTCTGA
- a CDS encoding alpha/beta fold hydrolase: protein MTKRNRLIIASLLVSLIILIGYGTFTVHSKINTPPPNVTVFVHGYKGTAVSFRSMLNRFENEQQWGKKAIVCRVTADSQVLCDETGRFSSSSRLFVQLIFDNNRASFENTAYWLSKALHTLREKYKFEEVNIVGHSMGGIVSVKFLEEYAKKTGYPFISKLVVIGSPFSGLKDRSYLNRNSGPVAMDLMPQSAALEKLFKQKENFPSDVQVMAIASSGDQLVSVDSALSLNKIVPASNFHHAVITDPSLNHSGLHESKKVDQLIGRFLWAE from the coding sequence GTGACAAAGCGAAATAGATTAATCATAGCCTCCCTGCTTGTTTCTCTTATCATTCTTATCGGTTATGGGACCTTCACAGTCCATTCTAAGATAAATACTCCTCCTCCCAATGTGACAGTTTTTGTACATGGGTATAAAGGAACGGCTGTCTCTTTCCGCTCTATGCTGAATCGCTTTGAAAACGAACAACAGTGGGGCAAAAAAGCAATCGTTTGCCGTGTAACAGCTGACAGCCAAGTACTCTGTGATGAAACAGGCCGTTTCTCCTCAAGCAGTCGGCTGTTCGTTCAACTGATCTTCGACAACAATCGGGCAAGCTTTGAAAATACAGCCTATTGGTTGTCCAAAGCCCTGCATACCTTACGTGAAAAATATAAATTCGAAGAAGTAAACATCGTGGGCCACTCAATGGGGGGCATCGTTTCTGTTAAATTTCTTGAGGAATATGCCAAAAAAACCGGCTACCCATTCATTAGCAAATTAGTCGTAATCGGTAGTCCGTTTTCAGGATTAAAAGATAGAAGTTATTTAAATCGAAACTCAGGGCCGGTAGCAATGGACTTAATGCCACAATCGGCAGCTCTGGAAAAACTGTTTAAACAAAAAGAAAATTTCCCCTCCGATGTACAAGTGATGGCCATTGCTAGTTCAGGAGATCAGCTTGTTTCTGTGGATAGTGCCCTTAGCTTAAATAAAATTGTACCAGCTTCAAACTTTCATCACGCCGTTATAACAGACCCTAGCCTTAATCATAGCGGCCTGCATGAAAGTAAAAAAGTAGACCAGCTGATCGGCCGTTTTCTGTGGGCAGAGTAA
- a CDS encoding DUF423 domain-containing protein has protein sequence MKLFIIIGAINAFLSVALGAFGAHGLEGKVEPKYLEIWKTGVQYQMFHALGMVLVGILIGQVQFSSMLNWSGWMMLIGTVIFSGSLYALTLSGIKVLGAITPIGGVAFLVGWVLLVLAAIKF, from the coding sequence ATGAAACTATTTATTATCATTGGGGCAATCAATGCCTTTTTATCTGTAGCGCTTGGCGCGTTTGGCGCCCACGGCTTGGAAGGGAAAGTAGAGCCGAAGTACTTGGAAATTTGGAAAACCGGTGTTCAATACCAAATGTTTCACGCTTTAGGAATGGTTCTAGTTGGTATCCTTATAGGGCAAGTCCAGTTTAGCTCTATGTTGAACTGGTCTGGCTGGATGATGCTTATCGGAACGGTTATTTTTTCAGGCAGCTTGTATGCTCTCACGCTGTCGGGGATCAAAGTGCTAGGAGCTATCACGCCAATTGGCGGTGTTGCTTTTCTAGTGGGCTGGGTGCTGCTCGTTTTAGCGGCTATAAAATTCTAA
- the gerQ gene encoding spore coat protein GerQ produces MSPSTASPYRQSGMPSYYYQPYPMYTAPTTPSVPPGGISSSPGGGINVPGMLPSEQSYIENIFRLNRGKPVTVYTTFENNREWNAKIFKGIIEAAGRDHLILSDPQTGMRYLILMVSLDYATFDEPIEYNYPVPGGAGAGTGGGLASYPPR; encoded by the coding sequence CTGCTAGTCCATATAGGCAAAGTGGTATGCCATCTTATTATTATCAGCCCTATCCAATGTATACAGCCCCTACTACTCCAAGCGTACCTCCCGGGGGCATATCATCTTCACCAGGAGGCGGAATAAATGTCCCTGGCATGCTGCCTTCAGAACAGTCATACATCGAGAATATTTTTCGTCTGAACCGCGGAAAACCAGTAACAGTCTACACAACGTTTGAAAACAACCGTGAATGGAATGCGAAAATCTTTAAAGGAATTATTGAAGCTGCCGGACGTGACCACTTAATCTTGAGTGATCCGCAAACAGGAATGCGCTATTTAATCCTGATGGTCTCTTTAGATTATGCTACCTTTGATGAGCCGATAGAATACAATTATCCGGTCCCTGGTGGAGCGGGGGCAGGAACAGGTGGCGGACTTGCTTCCTATCCGCCACGTTAA
- a CDS encoding uracil-DNA glycosylase, producing the protein MEKVNCFQCKYFFVTWDHKSPRGCRAYGFKTRQLPSAFVLQASGHPCRQFTPKLVKK; encoded by the coding sequence ATGGAAAAGGTGAATTGTTTTCAGTGCAAATACTTTTTTGTTACGTGGGACCACAAAAGCCCGCGCGGCTGTCGGGCATACGGTTTTAAGACGAGGCAGCTGCCGTCAGCATTCGTTCTGCAGGCTTCTGGTCATCCATGCCGCCAATTCACGCCTAAGCTCGTTAAAAAGTAG
- a CDS encoding LytTR family DNA-binding domain-containing protein, producing MDHVTVTSIMNVMKEFLPPHTSIAVADSEKFIYYEPSKLIDLRIRPGEPYKEGSGAAKAIANRHEISEYINSDVYGIPYYAISIPLFNGAQVTGAVTTIFPAKPSPIAAKFFTIKAEDRWYPVSYEKIVYLEAENRKTKVQAIGGEGYHKMSLTELEFMLPNDLFIRVHRSYIVNVSFIEEIQPDSHSTFLLVMKDRTKIPVSQTYSSSFRKALNY from the coding sequence GTGGATCATGTGACTGTCACATCTATTATGAATGTAATGAAAGAGTTTCTACCGCCGCATACATCTATTGCAGTAGCCGATTCAGAAAAATTTATCTACTACGAGCCAAGCAAGCTGATTGATTTGCGCATTCGTCCCGGAGAGCCCTATAAAGAAGGCAGCGGAGCAGCAAAAGCCATTGCCAACAGACATGAAATTTCGGAATACATTAATAGCGATGTATATGGAATACCTTACTATGCCATATCTATCCCATTATTTAACGGCGCACAAGTCACAGGAGCCGTTACAACTATCTTTCCAGCAAAGCCTTCTCCGATCGCAGCAAAGTTTTTTACAATTAAAGCTGAAGACCGCTGGTATCCTGTTTCTTATGAAAAGATTGTTTATCTTGAGGCGGAAAACCGAAAAACAAAAGTACAGGCGATCGGCGGAGAAGGCTATCATAAAATGAGCTTAACAGAGCTTGAGTTTATGCTGCCAAACGATTTATTTATCCGTGTGCATCGTTCATATATTGTCAACGTTAGTTTCATAGAAGAAATTCAACCGGACTCCCACTCCACTTTTTTGCTCGTTATGAAAGATCGGACAAAGATTCCTGTTAGCCAAACATACTCTAGTTCCTTCCGAAAAGCATTGAATTATTAA
- the ybaK gene encoding Cys-tRNA(Pro) deacylase, with product MRILDKAGLTYETYAYDPADGKIDGLSAAEKIGKSEDSVFKTLVTIGADKEIYVFVIPVAEELDLKKAAKAAGAKKLDMIPVKDIQKYTGYIRGGCSPIGMKKLYPTFLDRRTISRENVIVSAGKIGRQMELKTGDLITITNAVTEHEIIK from the coding sequence ATGCGCATACTTGATAAAGCTGGACTAACATATGAGACGTATGCTTACGATCCTGCCGACGGAAAAATTGATGGTCTATCCGCCGCGGAAAAGATCGGCAAAAGCGAAGACAGCGTATTTAAAACACTCGTTACAATTGGAGCGGATAAAGAAATATACGTATTTGTCATACCGGTTGCTGAAGAGCTTGATTTGAAAAAAGCCGCTAAAGCAGCGGGGGCTAAAAAGTTGGATATGATCCCTGTAAAAGACATTCAAAAATATACGGGCTACATAAGAGGTGGTTGTTCACCGATTGGCATGAAAAAACTATACCCTACTTTTTTGGATCGGCGCACTATTTCCCGGGAAAATGTTATTGTTAGCGCTGGCAAGATCGGCAGGCAAATGGAATTAAAAACAGGCGATTTAATCACGATTACAAATGCAGTGACAGAACATGAAATCATAAAATAA